The following proteins come from a genomic window of Kitasatospora sp. NBC_01246:
- a CDS encoding ABC transporter substrate-binding protein has translation MTPTPTTPSARSRRLVAVPALLAALALTAACSNSSSSGGGSGGGGETLAGDCAKYQPYAGHSGTTVTVFASILSPESDNLEKSWAEFAKCTGIKISYEGSNDFESQLPVRVTGGNAPDFAIIPQPGLLAQMVKSGKVAKPPAQTVTNQDKWSPVWKTYGSVNGTFYAAPMSANMKSLVWYSPKAFKQAGYEVPQSWADLMALSDRIAKAGAAKPWCGGIASGTATGWPATDWLEEVVLGSYGGEVYDQWVNHQVKFSDEKITTAMRTVADWMQNPAWVNGGYGDVKSIATTTFQDAGAPILTGKCLMLQQASFYKAQWPKDTKVGPDGDVFAFRLPAVNPQVASPVEGGGEFVTAFASRPEVQAVQNYLSSPDWASSRVKTATGWVSANQGVDKSLYTDPIDRLSADALTDPAATFRFDGSDLMPAAVGAGQEWKSLTAWFAEGQSIQKTAADIDAAWPQ, from the coding sequence TTGACCCCCACCCCGACCACGCCGTCCGCGAGGTCCCGCCGTCTGGTCGCCGTGCCCGCCCTGCTGGCGGCGCTGGCCCTGACCGCGGCCTGCTCCAACAGTTCGAGCTCCGGCGGCGGTTCGGGCGGCGGGGGCGAGACCCTGGCCGGTGACTGCGCCAAGTACCAGCCGTACGCCGGGCATTCCGGCACCACGGTGACGGTCTTCGCGTCGATCCTCAGCCCGGAGTCGGACAACCTGGAGAAGTCCTGGGCCGAGTTCGCCAAGTGCACGGGCATCAAGATCAGTTACGAGGGCTCCAACGACTTCGAGTCCCAGCTGCCGGTCCGGGTGACCGGCGGCAACGCCCCGGACTTCGCGATCATCCCGCAGCCCGGCCTGCTGGCCCAGATGGTCAAGAGCGGCAAGGTGGCCAAGCCCCCCGCGCAGACGGTCACCAACCAGGACAAGTGGAGCCCGGTCTGGAAGACCTACGGCTCGGTCAACGGCACCTTCTACGCGGCGCCGATGAGCGCCAACATGAAGTCCCTGGTCTGGTACTCGCCCAAGGCCTTCAAGCAGGCCGGCTACGAGGTGCCGCAGTCCTGGGCCGACCTGATGGCGCTCAGCGACCGGATCGCCAAGGCCGGTGCCGCGAAGCCGTGGTGCGGCGGGATCGCCTCCGGGACGGCCACCGGCTGGCCGGCCACCGACTGGCTGGAGGAGGTGGTGCTGGGCTCGTACGGCGGCGAGGTGTACGACCAGTGGGTGAACCACCAGGTGAAGTTCTCCGACGAGAAGATCACCACCGCGATGCGGACCGTGGCGGACTGGATGCAGAACCCCGCCTGGGTCAACGGCGGGTACGGTGACGTGAAGTCGATCGCCACCACGACCTTCCAGGACGCGGGGGCCCCGATCCTCACCGGCAAGTGCCTCATGCTCCAGCAGGCGTCCTTCTACAAGGCGCAGTGGCCCAAGGACACCAAGGTCGGCCCGGACGGCGACGTCTTCGCCTTCCGCCTGCCGGCCGTGAACCCGCAGGTGGCCAGCCCGGTCGAGGGCGGTGGGGAGTTCGTGACGGCGTTCGCGAGCCGACCCGAGGTGCAGGCCGTGCAGAACTACCTGTCCAGCCCGGACTGGGCGAGCAGCCGGGTGAAGACCGCCACCGGCTGGGTCTCCGCCAACCAGGGCGTGGACAAGAGTCTGTACACCGATCCGATCGACCGGCTCTCCGCCGACGCGCTCACCGACCCGGCGGCGACCTTCCGGTTCGACGGCTCGGACCTGATGCCGGCCGCGGTCGGCGCCGGGCAGGAGTGGAAGTCGCTGACCGCCTGGTTCGCCGAGGGCCAGTCCATCCAGAAGACCGCCGCCGACATCGACGCGGCCTGGCCGCAGTAA
- a CDS encoding carbohydrate ABC transporter permease, producing MSLTATALADGAWGDAAVKFGNSFGAVAGFLGILLLVFLVAGRASGRIARPLAVGVFLGPAVLLLLVGLVAPLVRTVYLSLYNDDSSRFVGGENFGWAFTTDSVQKILVTTLLWLVVAPLAATGLGLVLALLVDRMRGQAVYKSLIFMPMAISLVGASIIFKFVYESRDAAQSQIGLLSQLAITLGWEHPPNWTLSQPLNTFLLMAVMVWVQTGFAMVVLSAAIKAIPDEVTEAARLDGAGGARLFWYVTVPMIRTTVVVVLTTVMITTLKAFDIVRTMTGGNFGTQVLANEMYSQSFVQFNTGRGSALAVILFLAVLPLVAYNILQLRKERGVR from the coding sequence ATGTCCCTCACCGCCACCGCGCTCGCCGACGGCGCCTGGGGCGACGCCGCCGTCAAGTTCGGCAACAGCTTCGGCGCCGTCGCCGGTTTCCTGGGCATCCTGCTGCTGGTCTTCCTGGTGGCCGGCCGGGCCTCCGGCCGGATCGCCCGCCCGCTGGCCGTCGGGGTCTTCCTCGGCCCGGCCGTTCTGCTGCTGCTCGTCGGCCTGGTCGCCCCGCTGGTCCGCACCGTCTACCTGAGCCTCTACAACGACGACAGCAGCCGCTTCGTGGGCGGCGAGAACTTCGGCTGGGCGTTCACCACCGACTCGGTCCAGAAGATCCTGGTCACCACCCTGCTGTGGCTGGTGGTGGCGCCGCTCGCGGCCACCGGTCTGGGGCTGGTGCTGGCGCTGCTGGTGGACCGGATGCGCGGCCAGGCGGTCTACAAGTCGCTGATCTTCATGCCGATGGCCATCTCGCTGGTCGGCGCCTCGATCATCTTCAAGTTCGTCTACGAGTCCCGCGACGCCGCCCAGTCGCAGATCGGCCTGCTCAGCCAGCTCGCCATCACGCTGGGCTGGGAGCACCCGCCGAACTGGACGCTCTCCCAGCCGCTCAACACCTTCCTGCTGATGGCGGTGATGGTCTGGGTGCAGACCGGCTTCGCGATGGTCGTCCTCTCGGCGGCGATCAAGGCGATCCCGGACGAGGTCACCGAGGCGGCCCGGCTGGACGGGGCGGGCGGGGCGCGGCTGTTCTGGTACGTCACGGTGCCGATGATCCGCACCACGGTGGTGGTCGTGCTCACCACGGTCATGATCACCACGCTCAAGGCCTTCGACATCGTCCGCACCATGACCGGCGGCAACTTCGGTACCCAGGTGCTGGCCAACGAGATGTACTCGCAGTCCTTCGTGCAGTTCAACACCGGGCGGGGCAGCGCGCTCGCGGTGATCCTCTTCCTCGCGGTGCTGCCCCTGGTGGCCTACAACATCCTCCAGCTGCGGAAGGAGCGCGGAGTCCGATGA
- a CDS encoding carbohydrate ABC transporter permease: MSEHRPTTGRRPTGERPATGGRRPTGDRRPSRAGRRGVRRLPDGRRGPVRQAFTSPLSSVFVIAVTVLWTVPTLGLLATSLRPKQDVTADGWWNVFLHPDLGLSNYHTVLFEGGSGVSTGLMPFLVNSLAISVPATLFPLVLAAMAAYGLAWVRFRGSDTVFFVVFALQVVPIQMALIPLLRLFSGGAHLGSLTVVPAVDFKGTYAPVWLAHTMFALPLAIFLLHNFIAQLPRDLMEAAVVDGASHFKIFRSIVLPLCTPALASFAIFQFLWVWNDLLVALTFAGGTPEVAPMTVRLAQLSGSFGGRWELLTAGAFLSIVIPLAVFFGLQRYFVRGLLAGSVKG; the protein is encoded by the coding sequence ATGAGCGAGCACCGTCCGACCACGGGCCGGCGTCCGACCGGCGAGCGTCCGGCCACGGGCGGTCGGCGTCCGACCGGTGACCGGCGACCGTCGCGCGCGGGCCGGCGGGGCGTGCGCCGGCTGCCGGACGGGCGCCGGGGCCCGGTCCGGCAGGCGTTCACCAGCCCGCTCTCCTCGGTCTTCGTGATCGCGGTGACGGTGCTGTGGACCGTCCCGACCCTCGGGCTGCTCGCCACCTCGCTGCGGCCCAAGCAGGACGTCACCGCCGACGGCTGGTGGAACGTCTTCCTCCACCCGGACCTCGGCCTCTCCAACTACCACACCGTGCTGTTCGAGGGCGGCTCCGGCGTCTCCACCGGCCTGATGCCCTTCCTGGTCAACTCGCTGGCGATCAGCGTGCCGGCGACGCTCTTCCCGCTGGTGCTGGCCGCGATGGCCGCGTACGGCCTGGCCTGGGTGCGGTTCCGGGGCAGCGACACGGTGTTCTTCGTGGTGTTCGCGCTCCAGGTGGTGCCGATCCAGATGGCGCTGATCCCGCTGCTGCGGCTCTTCTCCGGCGGCGCGCACCTGGGTTCGCTGACCGTCGTCCCGGCGGTGGACTTCAAGGGCACCTACGCGCCGGTCTGGCTCGCGCACACCATGTTCGCGCTGCCGCTGGCGATCTTCCTGCTGCACAACTTCATCGCCCAGCTGCCGCGGGACCTGATGGAGGCGGCGGTGGTGGACGGCGCCTCGCACTTCAAGATCTTCCGGTCGATCGTGCTGCCGCTCTGCACGCCGGCGCTGGCCTCGTTCGCCATCTTCCAGTTCCTCTGGGTCTGGAACGACCTGCTGGTCGCGCTGACCTTCGCCGGGGGAACGCCCGAAGTGGCGCCGATGACCGTCCGGTTGGCCCAGCTCTCCGGCTCCTTCGGCGGCCGCTGGGAGCTGCTCACGGCCGGCGCGTTCCTGTCGATCGTCATCCCCCTGGCGGTCTTCTTCGGCCTCCAGCGGTACTTCGTCCGCGGCCTGCTGGCCGGTTCGGTCAAGGGATAG
- a CDS encoding Ig-like domain-containing protein, with amino-acid sequence MAGTGIRAGVGRRGRLGGLLAALTTAVAVVAGPAAAPAAAATVTLGSTAVGPSTDSGDSNHLNASRYVTGAAGGTVSSVSVYVGAVDAAPNNRFQAALYRDNGGSPGALLAGSATATLTADSWNTVPLTADLAANTAYWLAYNSNGGSAAVNNLRYSPGGTSVYGNGGRAFGSWPADFGAVTSSGLSFSIYATYTAEQTPPPPPPGAGPGAEGPILLVTSQANPYTRYLAEILKAEGLNDYRTVDISAVTGSVLASADVVLLGEMPLTAAQAALFTTWTDGGGRLVAMRPDKQLAPLFGLTPTAGTRADAYLKVDTSAAPGAGITGDTMGYHGAADLYALNGATTVAALYADAATATANPAVTLRTAGSGRAAAFSYDLARSVVQTRQGNAAWAGQQRDGTDGYEASEMFFGTGGRPDWNDLDKALIPIADEQQRLLANLITLLDSARKPLPRFWYFPRDVKAVVVMTGDDHGVGGTAGRWDGYTAQSPPGCSVANWECVRGSSYIYTDDPLTPAQAQAYTDQGFEVGVHVTTNCRPWGSASALQGYYADQLSSWRAKYPSLPNPSSSRTHCVEWDDWATQAKTKLANGIRLDTDYYFYPSNFTKDRPGYFNGTGQIMRFADADGSVIDEYQATTQLTDESGQSYPGTITTLLDAAYGGTGYYAALTANIHTDFAASAASDAIITAAKARGVPVVSGRQMLTWLDGRNGSAFTKLAWSGGSLTFDITGGANGLRAMLPVSAASGTLTGISSGGRSVPYRIETVKGVAYAFFDGAVGSYAASYGRDTTPPAVTGTTPAGGATGVAAGTAVRFSFGEPLDQASVTASTVTLRTAAGAAVAGSVAYDGAANGVVFTPSAPLALTTGYTASVQGVRDTSGNALAGPYAISFTTGGAPPRTLGNAVVGSLIDDTDSHHLNGSRVTTGASPVPLTALSVHTGPVSAAPNNQYQLAVYTDAGGSPGTLVAATGSGTLTANAWNTLPVGLTLSADTAYWLVYNSNGTGASVNNMNYSTGPTGSGAYSNAVVPFGTWPAEFGPAVKDTLRYSLYGSY; translated from the coding sequence ATGGCAGGTACAGGCATTCGCGCGGGCGTCGGAAGGCGTGGCAGGCTCGGGGGTCTGCTGGCCGCCCTCACCACCGCCGTGGCGGTGGTCGCCGGCCCGGCGGCCGCTCCGGCGGCGGCCGCCACGGTGACCCTGGGCAGTACGGCGGTCGGTCCGTCCACCGATTCCGGAGACTCGAACCACCTCAACGCGTCCCGGTACGTCACCGGCGCGGCCGGCGGCACGGTCAGCAGCGTCAGCGTCTACGTGGGCGCGGTGGACGCGGCGCCGAACAACCGGTTCCAGGCGGCGCTCTACCGCGACAACGGGGGCAGCCCGGGCGCACTGCTGGCCGGCAGCGCCACGGCGACGCTCACCGCCGACAGCTGGAACACCGTGCCGCTGACGGCGGACCTCGCCGCGAACACCGCGTACTGGCTGGCCTACAACAGCAACGGCGGCAGCGCCGCCGTCAACAATCTGCGCTACAGCCCCGGCGGTACCAGCGTGTACGGCAACGGCGGCCGGGCGTTCGGCAGTTGGCCCGCCGACTTCGGCGCGGTGACGTCCAGCGGTCTCAGCTTCTCGATCTACGCGACCTACACCGCGGAGCAGACCCCGCCGCCCCCGCCGCCGGGCGCCGGCCCGGGCGCCGAGGGTCCGATCCTGCTGGTGACCAGCCAGGCCAACCCGTACACCCGCTACCTGGCCGAGATCCTCAAGGCGGAGGGCCTCAACGACTACCGCACGGTGGACATCTCGGCGGTGACCGGCTCGGTGCTGGCCTCCGCCGACGTGGTGCTGCTGGGCGAGATGCCGCTCACCGCGGCGCAGGCCGCGCTGTTCACCACCTGGACCGACGGCGGCGGCCGGCTGGTGGCGATGCGCCCCGACAAGCAGCTCGCGCCGCTGTTCGGCCTCACCCCCACCGCCGGCACCCGCGCGGACGCCTACCTCAAGGTGGACACCTCCGCGGCCCCCGGCGCCGGGATCACCGGCGACACCATGGGCTACCACGGCGCCGCCGACCTCTACGCGCTCAACGGCGCCACCACCGTCGCCGCCCTGTACGCCGACGCCGCCACCGCGACCGCCAACCCGGCGGTCACGCTGCGGACGGCCGGCAGCGGGCGGGCCGCCGCCTTCAGCTACGACCTGGCCAGGTCGGTGGTGCAGACCCGGCAGGGCAACGCGGCCTGGGCCGGCCAGCAGCGGGACGGCACGGACGGCTACGAGGCCTCCGAGATGTTCTTCGGTACCGGAGGCCGGCCGGACTGGAACGACCTGGACAAGGCGCTGATCCCGATCGCCGACGAGCAGCAGCGGCTGCTGGCCAACCTGATCACCCTGCTCGACTCCGCCCGCAAGCCGCTGCCGCGCTTCTGGTACTTCCCGCGCGACGTCAAGGCCGTGGTGGTGATGACCGGGGACGACCACGGCGTCGGCGGCACGGCGGGCCGCTGGGACGGCTACACGGCGCAGAGCCCGCCCGGCTGCAGCGTCGCCAACTGGGAGTGCGTGCGCGGCTCCTCGTACATCTACACCGACGATCCGCTGACCCCGGCGCAGGCGCAGGCCTACACCGACCAGGGCTTCGAGGTGGGCGTCCACGTCACCACCAACTGCCGGCCCTGGGGCAGCGCCTCCGCCCTGCAGGGCTACTACGCCGACCAGTTGTCCAGCTGGCGGGCCAAGTACCCCTCGCTGCCGAACCCTTCGAGCAGCCGTACGCACTGCGTGGAGTGGGACGACTGGGCGACCCAGGCGAAGACCAAGCTGGCCAACGGCATCCGGCTGGACACCGACTACTACTTCTACCCCTCCAACTTCACCAAGGACCGCCCCGGTTACTTCAACGGCACCGGTCAGATCATGCGCTTCGCCGACGCCGACGGCAGCGTGATCGACGAGTACCAGGCCACCACCCAGCTGACCGACGAGTCCGGCCAGTCCTACCCCGGCACCATCACCACGCTGCTCGACGCCGCCTACGGCGGCACGGGCTACTACGCGGCGCTGACCGCCAACATCCACACCGACTTCGCGGCCTCCGCCGCCTCGGACGCGATCATCACCGCCGCGAAGGCGCGCGGCGTCCCGGTGGTCTCCGGGCGGCAGATGCTCACCTGGCTGGACGGGCGCAACGGCTCGGCGTTCACCAAGCTGGCCTGGAGCGGCGGCAGCCTGACCTTCGACATCACCGGCGGGGCCAACGGGCTGCGGGCGATGCTGCCCGTCTCCGCCGCCTCCGGCACGCTGACCGGCATCTCCTCGGGCGGCCGGAGCGTCCCGTACCGGATCGAGACGGTCAAGGGCGTGGCGTACGCGTTCTTCGACGGGGCGGTCGGCTCCTACGCGGCTTCGTACGGCCGCGACACCACCCCGCCCGCCGTCACCGGGACCACCCCGGCCGGCGGTGCCACCGGGGTGGCGGCGGGGACGGCGGTGCGCTTCTCGTTCGGCGAGCCGCTGGACCAGGCGAGCGTGACGGCCTCCACGGTGACCCTGCGGACCGCCGCCGGCGCCGCCGTGGCCGGCTCGGTGGCGTACGACGGCGCGGCCAACGGCGTGGTCTTCACACCGAGCGCACCCCTGGCGCTGACCACCGGTTACACCGCGAGCGTCCAAGGGGTGCGGGACACCTCCGGCAACGCGCTGGCGGGCCCGTACGCGATCTCCTTCACCACCGGGGGAGCGCCGCCCAGGACGCTCGGCAACGCGGTGGTGGGCTCGCTGATCGACGACACCGACTCCCACCACCTCAACGGCAGCCGGGTCACCACCGGGGCGTCCCCGGTGCCGCTCACCGCGCTGAGCGTGCACACCGGCCCGGTCAGCGCGGCGCCGAACAACCAGTACCAGCTGGCGGTCTACACCGACGCGGGCGGCTCGCCGGGCACCCTGGTCGCGGCGACCGGCAGCGGCACGCTGACCGCCAACGCCTGGAACACGCTCCCGGTCGGGCTCACGCTGAGCGCCGACACCGCGTACTGGCTGGTCTACAACAGCAACGGGACGGGTGCTTCGGTCAACAACATGAACTACTCCACCGGCCCGACCGGCTCGGGCGCCTACAGCAACGCGGTGGTGCCCTTCGGCACCTGGCCGGCTGAGTTCGGACCGGCGGTGAAGGACACGCTGCGGTACTCGCTCTACGGCTCCTACTGA
- a CDS encoding DUF4153 domain-containing protein has protein sequence MPGHSTPAPAGGPSGSDPYRAPGGPGRQSGPQHAESAPGPAAPGASWPGAADGTNPYRAPGRPVPSPFSWLRPSDPGPKAPATPRVLAAALVTGLLVSLLVNRGLGVNLLICGVAAAVGAGLAARSAGRRVRGWTLLWSALALALLAVPALSDAGWPTMLSTLCALGLASLALHGGRRWAGVLLALPGILWQLVPGLGWAAAALRRISPAGRGRVAPVLKAVLVAGVLLAVFGSLFASADAAMADVLEALIPDLDLGEFPLRAVLFVLGTVIALGFAHIAAGPRRWDRTVVRPGRERGRLEWALPLVALNLMFGAFTLIQAVVVLGGRDSIVRNTGMSRSEYARQGFWQLTAVTVLTLVVVGVAKRWAPRSTAADRRLVRILLGALCLLTLVVVASALGRMWFYVDASGLTRLRLWVLVVEVWLGVVFLLLITAGLVRSAAWLPRAVVLSGMLTAAVYGLMGPDAIIAEQNVARFERTQQIDLRNVRDLSLDAVPALDRLPKDYRTCALELMRTQAEEPVPWYATNLAATRARDILAERPPLDEVSAAGDACARAGLWDGYREGGGAERR, from the coding sequence ATGCCCGGTCACTCCACACCCGCCCCGGCCGGCGGACCGTCCGGATCCGACCCGTACCGCGCTCCCGGCGGCCCGGGGCGGCAGTCGGGCCCCCAGCATGCCGAGTCCGCTCCCGGCCCGGCCGCTCCCGGCGCGTCCTGGCCGGGAGCGGCCGACGGCACGAACCCCTACCGCGCGCCGGGCCGCCCCGTCCCGTCGCCCTTCTCGTGGCTGCGCCCCAGCGACCCCGGCCCCAAGGCCCCGGCCACGCCCCGGGTGCTCGCGGCCGCCCTGGTGACCGGCCTGCTGGTCTCCCTGCTGGTGAACCGCGGACTCGGCGTCAACCTGCTGATCTGCGGCGTGGCCGCCGCCGTCGGGGCCGGCCTGGCGGCCCGCTCGGCCGGTCGCCGGGTGCGCGGCTGGACGCTCCTCTGGAGCGCGCTGGCGCTCGCCCTGCTCGCCGTCCCGGCACTCTCCGACGCCGGCTGGCCGACGATGCTGTCGACGCTCTGCGCCCTGGGCCTGGCCTCGCTCGCGCTGCACGGCGGACGCCGCTGGGCGGGCGTGCTGCTCGCGCTTCCCGGCATCCTCTGGCAGCTGGTGCCCGGTCTGGGCTGGGCCGCCGCCGCCCTGCGCCGCATCAGCCCGGCCGGCCGGGGCAGGGTCGCCCCGGTCCTGAAGGCGGTCCTGGTGGCCGGGGTGCTGCTGGCCGTCTTCGGCTCGCTGTTCGCCAGCGCCGACGCCGCCATGGCCGACGTCCTGGAGGCGCTCATCCCGGACCTGGACCTGGGTGAGTTCCCGCTGCGCGCGGTGCTGTTCGTCCTCGGCACGGTCATCGCGCTGGGCTTCGCCCACATCGCGGCGGGCCCGCGCCGCTGGGACCGCACGGTGGTCCGGCCGGGCCGCGAGCGCGGCCGGCTGGAGTGGGCGCTGCCGCTGGTCGCGCTCAACCTGATGTTCGGCGCCTTCACGCTGATCCAGGCCGTGGTGGTGCTCGGCGGCCGGGACTCGATCGTGCGGAACACCGGGATGAGCCGTTCCGAGTACGCCCGGCAGGGCTTCTGGCAGCTGACCGCCGTCACCGTGCTGACCCTGGTCGTGGTGGGCGTCGCCAAGCGCTGGGCGCCGCGCAGCACCGCGGCGGACCGCCGGCTGGTCCGCATCCTGCTCGGCGCGCTCTGCCTGCTCACCCTCGTCGTGGTCGCCTCGGCCCTCGGCCGGATGTGGTTCTACGTCGACGCCTCCGGGCTGACCAGGCTCCGGCTCTGGGTGCTGGTGGTCGAGGTCTGGCTGGGCGTCGTCTTCCTGCTGCTGATCACGGCCGGGCTGGTCCGCTCGGCGGCCTGGCTGCCGCGCGCCGTGGTGCTCAGCGGCATGCTGACGGCCGCGGTGTACGGACTGATGGGGCCGGACGCGATCATCGCCGAGCAGAACGTGGCCCGCTTCGAGCGGACCCAGCAGATCGACCTGCGCAACGTCCGGGACCTCTCGCTCGACGCCGTCCCGGCCCTGGACCGGCTGCCGAAGGACTACCGGACCTGCGCGCTGGAGCTGATGCGGACCCAGGCAGAGGAGCCCGTGCCCTGGTACGCGACCAACCTCGCGGCCACCCGCGCGCGGGACATCCTCGCCGAGCGTCCGCCGCTGGACGAGGTGTCGGCGGCGGGCGACGCCTGCGCCCGGGCGGGCCTGTGGGACGGGTACCGGGAGGGCGGGGGCGCCGAGCGGCGGTGA
- a CDS encoding MFS transporter — MAISDTLSKNSPPQGSQGRRKGITLTVIAATQLMVVLDATIVNIALPQIRDALNFSTTNLSWVINAYTLTFGGLLLLGGRAGDILGRRRVFIAGTLLFGLASLLGGFAQDGGMLLAARALQGIGGAICSPTAFALIATNFDEGPERNKAFGVFSAVAGSGAAIGLLAGGVLTEYLDWRWVFFVNVPIAILIAVAAPRYIAESERRAGRFDLPGALTSTLGLVSLVYGFIRAASDGWTDPVTLGSFAAGVLLVAAFLVIENRTAQPITPLHLFANRNRTGGLVMMLCLAAAMFGIFFYVTLFVQGPLGYSPLKAGFAFLPISVSIIIAAQVASTLQAKYGPKPFMAGGALFVTIGLTWLTQMNADSGYIDGVLGPTVVFGFGMGLTFVPVMLLAVAGVAGEDTGAASGLLNSMQQIGGSLGLSILTTVFAHYATAEAKVQLPGFMASATPEQKAAFLEKKEFPKGTDAANQVLAHGISHGFIVGAVLAGLALVVAVTVIRAKAEDLASNTSGIAMH, encoded by the coding sequence TTGGCTATCTCCGACACGCTCAGCAAGAACTCTCCGCCGCAAGGCAGCCAGGGCAGGCGCAAGGGCATCACCCTGACCGTCATCGCCGCGACGCAGCTGATGGTCGTCCTCGACGCCACCATCGTGAACATCGCGCTGCCGCAGATCAGGGACGCGCTGAACTTCTCCACCACCAACCTGTCGTGGGTGATCAACGCCTACACGCTGACCTTCGGTGGCTTGCTGCTGCTCGGCGGCCGCGCGGGCGACATCCTCGGCCGTCGCCGGGTGTTCATCGCCGGCACGCTGCTGTTCGGGCTGGCCTCGCTGCTCGGCGGCTTCGCGCAGGACGGCGGCATGCTGCTCGCCGCCCGCGCGCTCCAGGGCATCGGCGGCGCGATATGTTCGCCGACCGCGTTCGCCCTGATCGCCACCAACTTCGACGAAGGGCCCGAACGCAACAAGGCCTTCGGGGTCTTCTCGGCGGTGGCCGGTTCGGGCGCGGCCATCGGCCTGCTGGCCGGCGGCGTGCTGACCGAGTACCTCGACTGGCGCTGGGTGTTCTTCGTCAACGTGCCGATCGCGATCCTGATCGCCGTCGCCGCGCCGCGCTACATCGCGGAGTCGGAGCGCCGCGCCGGCCGCTTCGACCTGCCCGGTGCGCTCACCTCCACGCTGGGGCTGGTCAGCCTGGTCTACGGATTCATCCGGGCCGCCTCGGACGGCTGGACGGACCCGGTGACGCTCGGCTCCTTCGCGGCCGGCGTGCTGCTGGTGGCCGCGTTCCTGGTGATCGAGAACCGCACCGCGCAGCCGATCACCCCGCTGCACCTGTTCGCCAACCGCAACCGCACCGGTGGCCTGGTGATGATGCTCTGCCTGGCCGCGGCCATGTTCGGCATCTTCTTCTACGTCACGCTCTTCGTGCAGGGACCCCTCGGCTACAGCCCGCTGAAGGCCGGCTTCGCCTTCCTCCCGATCAGCGTGTCGATCATCATCGCCGCGCAGGTCGCCTCCACCCTCCAGGCCAAGTACGGCCCGAAGCCGTTCATGGCCGGGGGTGCGCTGTTCGTCACCATCGGGCTCACCTGGCTGACCCAGATGAACGCGGACAGCGGCTACATCGACGGGGTGCTCGGCCCCACGGTGGTGTTCGGCTTCGGCATGGGTCTGACCTTCGTCCCGGTGATGCTGCTCGCGGTCGCCGGGGTGGCCGGCGAGGACACCGGCGCCGCGTCCGGCCTGCTCAACTCGATGCAGCAGATCGGCGGGTCGCTGGGCCTGTCGATCCTCACCACGGTGTTCGCGCACTACGCCACCGCGGAGGCCAAGGTGCAGCTGCCCGGCTTCATGGCCTCGGCCACGCCGGAGCAGAAGGCGGCGTTCCTGGAGAAGAAGGAGTTCCCCAAGGGCACCGACGCGGCCAACCAGGTACTCGCTCATGGCATTTCGCACGGCTTCATCGTGGGCGCGGTGCTCGCCGGGCTCGCCCTGGTGGTCGCGGTCACCGTGATCAGGGCCAAGGCGGAGGACCTGGCGTCGAACACCTCCGGCATCGCGATGCACTGA
- a CDS encoding TetR/AcrR family transcriptional regulator, with protein sequence MDQLVRRQAAERPGGRAAERPVERPRDQVADRAGEQLPGSAEGAVECPAEGGPAVPVPRVVVPVAGPASHCPMKVAAEVLSRPMRRRGKELERAIFEAVLDQLTSGGFARLTMEGVAGAARTGKAALYRRWASKVELVIDALDSTLPRPSDTPDLGSARAELLLLIQGFTEAMNSRSGGAMHALMAELEHEQAELFKDFIVQRVVEPTKDTILEILRRGAERGDVRPGAVSPLVADVAPAMLMYRVKVCGRQLGRGFAVELVDEVLVPLIRR encoded by the coding sequence ATGGATCAGTTGGTACGGCGCCAGGCGGCAGAACGGCCGGGCGGCCGGGCGGCCGAGCGGCCCGTCGAGCGGCCGCGCGACCAGGTCGCGGACCGGGCGGGCGAGCAGCTCCCGGGGTCGGCGGAGGGAGCCGTGGAGTGCCCGGCGGAGGGCGGTCCGGCCGTGCCCGTGCCGAGGGTCGTCGTCCCGGTGGCCGGGCCGGCGTCGCACTGTCCGATGAAGGTGGCCGCCGAGGTGCTGTCCCGGCCGATGCGGCGCCGGGGCAAGGAGCTGGAACGCGCGATCTTCGAGGCCGTGCTCGACCAGCTCACCTCCGGCGGATTCGCACGGCTGACGATGGAAGGCGTCGCCGGGGCCGCGCGGACCGGGAAGGCCGCGTTGTACCGGCGCTGGGCGTCCAAGGTCGAACTCGTCATCGACGCCCTGGACTCCACTCTGCCACGGCCCTCCGACACCCCCGACCTCGGGTCCGCCCGTGCCGAATTGCTGCTGCTCATCCAGGGTTTCACCGAGGCGATGAACTCCCGGTCGGGTGGTGCCATGCACGCGTTGATGGCCGAGCTGGAGCACGAGCAGGCGGAGCTGTTCAAGGACTTCATCGTCCAGCGGGTGGTCGAGCCGACCAAGGACACGATCCTGGAGATCCTGCGGCGGGGAGCGGAGCGCGGCGACGTCCGGCCCGGCGCGGTCAGCCCGCTGGTCGCCGACGTGGCGCCCGCGATGCTGATGTACCGGGTCAAGGTCTGCGGCCGGCAGCTCGGGCGCGGATTCGCCGTCGAGCTGGTGGACGAGGTCCTGGTGCCGCTGATCCGCCGCTGA